Proteins encoded in a region of the Raphanus sativus cultivar WK10039 chromosome 8, ASM80110v3, whole genome shotgun sequence genome:
- the LOC108830772 gene encoding E3 ubiquitin-protein ligase ATL76-like produces the protein MSANKLPSSAQAFQEQARISFVSRKLLLHNPFDHNSQGAFAVEPSPHITDENNLSGNVLMLLSVLICGVICCLGLHYIIRCAFRRSSSFMISEPVSSIPTRHGSSNKGIKKKALSMFPVVSYSHEMNLPGIGEECVICLSDFVCGEKLRLLPKCNHGFHVRCIDKWLRQHLTCPKCRHCLVETCQKILGDSSQVTATTPTENVTVRVAPLEPEGRANTFRESS, from the coding sequence atgtCTGCAAATAAACTACCTTCTTCAGCTCAGGCGTTCCAAGAACAAGCCCGTATTAGTTTTGTCTCTAGAAAGCTGCTTTTACACAACCCATTTGACCACAACAGCCAAGGAGCCTTTGCGGTGGAACCATCTCCTCACATAACTGATGAGAACAACCTGAGTGGGAATGTCTTGATGCTTCTCTCAGTTCTCATCTGTGGAGTCATTTGCTGCCTCGGGTTACATTACATCATTCGTTGTGCATTCAGACGTTCCTCAAGTTTCATGATCTCTGAGCCCGTCTCCAGTATTCCAACACGACATGGTTCATCAAACAAAGGAATCAAGAAGAAAGCTCTAAGTATGTTCCCTGTCGTGAGCTACTCACATGAGATGAACCTGCCGGGGATTGGCGAAGAATGCGTCATCTGTTTGTCTGATTTTGTTTGCGGTGAAAAGCTTAGGTTGCTCCCTAAATGCAACCATGGTTTCCATGTTCGTTGCATTGACAAGTGGCTTAGACAACATTTGACTTGTCCAAAATGCAGACACTGTCTGGTTGAGACATGCCAAAAGATTTTAGGTGACTCTAGTCAAGTGACGGCAACAACACCAACAGAGAACGTAACCGTCAGGGTAGCTCCTCTAGAACCTGAAGGAAGAGCAAACACTTTCAGAGAAAGCAGTTAA
- the LOC108830774 gene encoding RING-H2 finger protein ATL78-like: MSASMYVPTLKQTNILQDILVSSYSRRLLLDQSPSPTLAPYVEDNNFNANVVMVLSVLLCAFLCSLGLNSIIRCALMCCRLAPSEAGDGQTAARVTNTGVKRKALKSFQTVSYSADLNLPGLDTECVICLSEFVSEERVKLLPTCHHGFHVGCIDKWLGSHSSCPTCRHCLIETCQKIADCSQTRSLNPDQPPQDSIIVQIAPLQPERWIRCFR; the protein is encoded by the coding sequence ATGTCAGCTTCCATGTATGTTCCCACTCTGAAACAAACTAACATCCTTCAAGATATTCTTGTAAGTTCTTACTCAAGAAGATTACTACTTGATCAATCACCAAGTCCGACACTGGCCCCATATGTAGAAGATAACAACTTTAATGCAAATGTTGTTATGGTCCTATCTGTCCTCTTGTGTGCATTCCTTTGCTCACTTGGACTCAATTCTATAATAAGATGTGCCCTGATGTGCTGCAGATTAGCACCATCGGAAGCAGGTGACGGCCAAACAGCAGCTCGCGTGACCAATACAGGAGTTAAACGGAAAGCCTTGAAGAGTTTCCAGACCGTAAGTTACTCTGCTGATTTGAATCTTCCTGGCCTAGATACAGAGTGCGTCATATGTCTCTCAGAGTTTGTATCCGAAGAGCGTGTGAAGCTGCTTCCAACATGCCACCATGGATTCCATGTCGGGTGTATAGACAAGTGGCTTGGTTCACACTCATCATGTCCCACCTGCAGGCACTGCCTCATTGAGACCTGCCAGAAGATCGCCGACTGCAGCCAAACAAGGTCGTTAAACCCTGATCAACCACCACAAGACAGCATCATCGTGCAAATTGCACCACTACAACCAGAAAGATGGATACGCTGTTTTAGGTGA